From Streptomyces sp. CMB-StM0423, a single genomic window includes:
- a CDS encoding SurA N-terminal domain-containing protein: protein MRRTALAVTAAAFIAAVPLLSSCSGEPRAGAAAVLGDDERITVSQLQNRVAEVRDAQNDSPQAAEMIDQSGDLSVDTLNTMLQGRVIEQAAESHGVTVPRSEVQRTRQAEAQSVGGEKQLETMYVQQFSIPPEGLDTHYKQQLMVQGLVEKLGINPQTQEGQARLGGVLVEASKDLGIDVSPRFGTWDNEQVRLGQADTPWIKQVSATAEGDAGPQQ, encoded by the coding sequence ATGCGCAGGACAGCGCTCGCCGTAACCGCCGCCGCGTTCATCGCGGCCGTGCCGCTGCTCAGCTCGTGCAGCGGCGAACCGCGCGCGGGAGCCGCGGCCGTGCTCGGCGACGACGAGCGCATCACGGTCTCGCAGTTGCAGAACCGGGTCGCCGAGGTGCGCGATGCGCAGAACGACAGCCCCCAGGCCGCCGAGATGATCGACCAGAGCGGCGACCTCAGCGTGGACACGCTGAACACGATGCTCCAGGGCCGGGTCATCGAGCAGGCCGCGGAGAGCCACGGCGTGACCGTCCCCCGCAGCGAGGTGCAGCGCACGCGCCAGGCCGAGGCGCAGTCCGTCGGCGGCGAGAAGCAGCTCGAGACCATGTACGTCCAGCAGTTCAGCATCCCGCCGGAGGGCCTGGACACGCACTACAAGCAGCAGCTCATGGTGCAGGGGCTGGTGGAGAAGCTGGGCATCAACCCGCAGACGCAGGAGGGCCAGGCGCGGCTCGGCGGGGTGCTGGTCGAGGCGTCGAAGGACCTGGGCATCGACGTCAGCCCGCGGTTCGGCACGTGGGACAACGAGCAGGTGCGGCTGGGGCAGGCCGACACCCCGTGGATCAAGCAGGTCAGCGCCACCGCCGAGGGCGACGCCGGCCCGCAGCAGTGA
- a CDS encoding MazG family protein, whose protein sequence is MTGRIVLLTTTHRIAPGLLSWPAWEALRGADRVLCADAAHPQVPYLRESGVEVETAVPDARELVDACAEGATVVVVAAADGEPGLTDGLARLAGSGRVEMPSLELLPGSYDVPGARLIDVVEVMDRIRRECPWSSGQTSAGLAAHSLEEVYELVEEIESGDLQAVREELGDVLLQVVFHARIAEEDPEEPFSIDDVAGTLVEKLVRRHPHVFGDAVAETPADVKAHWLREKAIEKRRTSVTEGVPLAQSALSLVAKLAGRARTAGLAVQVPGGARAGLGNGAPAAAGNGVRRDGAAVREGRGATAPAGDPVDGFGAELLALALRAEAQGVEPETALRAAARTYREAILAAEQAGAAEQAAGGGGTGTYDAARPETPPGTNGRAPEDSGASDGPSAAGSSGAR, encoded by the coding sequence GTGACCGGCCGAATCGTCCTGCTGACCACCACCCACCGCATCGCCCCCGGGCTGCTGTCCTGGCCCGCGTGGGAGGCGCTGCGCGGCGCCGACCGCGTGCTGTGCGCCGACGCCGCGCATCCGCAGGTGCCGTATCTGCGGGAGTCGGGCGTCGAGGTGGAGACCGCCGTGCCCGACGCCCGCGAGCTGGTCGACGCCTGCGCCGAGGGCGCCACCGTCGTCGTGGTCGCCGCGGCGGACGGCGAGCCCGGGCTGACGGACGGCCTGGCGCGGCTGGCGGGCTCGGGGCGGGTGGAGATGCCGTCGCTGGAGCTGCTCCCCGGTTCGTACGACGTGCCGGGCGCCCGGCTGATCGACGTGGTCGAGGTGATGGACCGGATCCGGCGCGAGTGCCCCTGGAGCAGCGGGCAGACCAGCGCGGGCCTGGCGGCGCACAGCCTGGAAGAGGTCTACGAGCTGGTCGAGGAGATCGAGTCCGGCGACTTGCAGGCTGTCCGCGAGGAGCTGGGGGACGTGCTGCTCCAGGTCGTCTTCCACGCCAGGATCGCGGAGGAGGACCCCGAGGAGCCCTTCTCCATCGACGACGTGGCGGGCACGCTCGTGGAGAAGCTGGTCCGCCGCCATCCGCACGTCTTCGGCGACGCGGTGGCCGAGACCCCGGCGGACGTCAAGGCGCACTGGCTGCGCGAGAAGGCCATAGAGAAGCGGCGTACGTCGGTCACGGAGGGCGTGCCGCTGGCGCAGTCGGCGCTGTCGCTGGTGGCGAAGCTGGCCGGGCGCGCCCGCACGGCGGGCCTGGCGGTGCAGGTGCCCGGCGGGGCACGGGCCGGGCTCGGGAACGGGGCTCCCGCGGCCGCGGGGAACGGCGTTCGCAGGGACGGGGCCGCCGTACGGGAGGGCCGTGGCGCGACCGCGCCGGCGGGCGATCCGGTGGACGGGTTCGGCGCCGAACTGCTCGCGCTGGCGCTGCGGGCCGAGGCGCAGGGCGTGGAGCCGGAGACGGCGCTGCGGGCCGCGGCGCGCACGTACCGCGAGGCGATCCTCGCGGCGGAGCAGGCGGGCGCGGCGGAGCAGGCCGCCGGGGGCGGCGGCACCGGCACGTACGACGCCGCAAGGCCGGAAACCCCGCCCGGCACGAACGGCAGGGCTCCGGAGGACTCCGGCGCCTCCGACGGGCCGTCCGCCGCCGGGTCCTCCGGCGCGCGCTGA
- a CDS encoding cytochrome P450 family protein yields the protein MAGPPAGDGPEPALFSGEFATDPYPAYAWLRTHTPVHRTTVPSGVDAWLVTRYADARQALADPRLSKNPAHHHSDKTGIPGERSAGLMTHLLNIDPPDHTRLRRLVSKAFTPRRVAAFAPRVQELTDRLIDGFADRGEADLIHEFAFPLPIYAICDLLGVPAEDQDDFRDWAAVMIHHGKGPRGGVARAVKKMRAYLAELIHRKRAALGGGDAADDDLISGLIRASDEGEKLTENEAAAMAFILLFAGFETTVNLIGNGTYALLTHPAERARLAADPALLPSAVEELLRYDGPVELATWRFATEPLQIGGQRVAVGDPVLVVLAAADRDPARFAEPDTLDLSRRDNQHVGYGHGIHYCLGAPLARLEAQTALGTLLRRLPDLRLAGETSELRWRGGLIMRGLRTLPVHFGPSL from the coding sequence GTGGCCGGTCCGCCCGCGGGCGACGGGCCCGAGCCCGCGCTCTTCAGTGGGGAGTTCGCCACCGACCCCTATCCCGCGTACGCCTGGCTGCGCACCCACACGCCCGTCCACCGCACCACCGTGCCCAGCGGCGTCGACGCCTGGCTCGTCACCCGCTATGCCGACGCCCGCCAGGCCCTCGCCGACCCCCGGCTGTCCAAGAACCCCGCGCACCACCACAGCGACAAGACCGGCATCCCCGGCGAGCGCAGCGCCGGCCTCATGACCCACCTGCTCAACATCGACCCGCCCGACCACACCCGGCTGCGCAGGCTGGTCTCCAAGGCGTTCACGCCCCGCCGCGTCGCCGCCTTCGCGCCCCGCGTGCAGGAGCTGACCGACCGCCTCATCGACGGCTTCGCGGACCGCGGCGAGGCCGACCTCATCCACGAGTTCGCCTTCCCGCTGCCGATCTACGCCATCTGCGACCTCCTCGGCGTCCCCGCGGAGGACCAGGACGACTTCCGCGACTGGGCCGCCGTGATGATCCACCACGGCAAGGGCCCGCGCGGCGGCGTCGCGCGCGCGGTGAAGAAGATGCGCGCCTACCTCGCCGAGCTGATCCACCGCAAGCGCGCGGCGCTCGGCGGCGGCGACGCCGCGGACGACGACCTGATCTCCGGCCTCATCCGCGCCTCCGACGAGGGCGAGAAGCTGACGGAGAACGAGGCCGCCGCCATGGCGTTCATCCTGCTGTTCGCCGGCTTCGAGACCACCGTCAACCTGATCGGCAACGGCACGTACGCCCTCCTCACCCACCCCGCCGAGCGCGCCCGGCTGGCCGCGGATCCCGCGCTGCTGCCCTCCGCGGTGGAGGAACTGCTGCGCTACGACGGCCCGGTGGAGCTGGCGACGTGGCGGTTCGCCACCGAGCCGCTGCAGATCGGCGGGCAGCGCGTCGCCGTGGGCGACCCGGTGCTCGTCGTGCTGGCCGCCGCCGACCGCGACCCCGCGCGCTTCGCGGAACCCGACACCCTGGACCTGTCCCGGCGTGACAATCAGCACGTGGGCTACGGCCACGGCATCCACTACTGCCTCGGCGCACCCCTCGCCAGGCTGGAGGCGCAGACCGCCCTGGGTACCTTGCTGCGCCGCCTTCCCGACCTGCGGCTGGCGGGCGAGACGTCCGAATTGCGGTGGCGCGGCGGGCTCATCATGCGGGGCCTGCGGACGCTGCCGGTGCACTTCGGCCCTTCTCTGTGA
- a CDS encoding LysM peptidoglycan-binding domain-containing protein — protein sequence MRSGNGRHRRPRQAPAFVVAAGATGAGLALPLLGASGASAADAGTWDRVAECESGGLWSADEGNGYYGGLQLTMDMWQEYGGEEFASQPDFASRAQQITVAERILAGMGADKAWPECAQDAGLHGDDEVPEVDPGAELPLLPTAPPTLAPSPGEDSQGQDEDRRTDREDKRDRKDSGDEDRKAGEGAGKHRGSQDPGEHDGGPGEGTGRDDDTTSADGSGRHRAPNASATPTPSEAPASPGAPEAPREAVETPGASQSPDEAELPEPGREWIAEIPGDADERGGDRKGDASGRDAAAGDGSYTVRPGDTLSEIAREHSLSGGWSELYDGNKNSLGKDPDTIKPGQELELSGN from the coding sequence ATGCGCTCGGGTAACGGACGCCACCGACGTCCCCGCCAGGCCCCCGCGTTCGTCGTCGCGGCCGGTGCGACCGGGGCGGGTCTCGCCCTGCCGCTGCTGGGGGCGAGCGGCGCGAGCGCCGCCGACGCCGGCACGTGGGACCGGGTCGCCGAGTGCGAGAGCGGCGGGCTGTGGAGCGCCGACGAGGGCAACGGGTACTACGGCGGCCTGCAGTTGACGATGGACATGTGGCAGGAGTACGGCGGCGAGGAGTTCGCCTCGCAGCCCGACTTCGCCAGCCGTGCGCAGCAGATCACGGTCGCCGAGCGCATCCTCGCCGGCATGGGCGCCGACAAGGCGTGGCCGGAGTGCGCCCAGGACGCCGGGCTGCACGGCGACGACGAGGTGCCGGAGGTCGACCCCGGCGCCGAGCTGCCGCTGCTGCCCACGGCGCCGCCCACCCTCGCCCCGAGCCCGGGCGAGGACTCCCAGGGCCAGGACGAGGACCGGCGTACGGACCGCGAGGACAAGCGCGACCGCAAGGACAGCGGCGACGAGGACCGGAAGGCCGGCGAGGGCGCTGGCAAGCACCGCGGCAGCCAGGACCCGGGCGAGCACGACGGCGGCCCCGGCGAGGGGACCGGCCGGGACGACGACACCACCTCCGCCGACGGCTCCGGCCGGCACCGCGCCCCGAACGCCTCCGCGACCCCCACCCCGTCCGAGGCCCCGGCCTCGCCCGGCGCCCCCGAGGCCCCGCGCGAGGCCGTCGAGACCCCCGGCGCCTCCCAGTCGCCCGACGAGGCCGAGCTGCCCGAGCCGGGCCGCGAGTGGATCGCTGAGATCCCCGGCGACGCGGACGAGCGCGGCGGGGACCGCAAGGGCGACGCCTCGGGACGCGATGCCGCGGCGGGCGACGGCAGTTATACCGTCCGACCGGGTGACACCCTCTCGGAAATTGCCAGAGAGCATTCCCTGTCGGGCGGATGGTCCGAGTTGTACGACGGGAACAAGAACTCCCTCGGTAAGGACCCCGACACCATCAAGCCTGGTCAGGAACTCGAATTGAGCGGGAACTGA
- a CDS encoding LysM peptidoglycan-binding domain-containing protein, with protein sequence MAVLVGATGTAIGLPVLGAQHAFAAPIDTWERVAACESGGNWATNTGNGYFGGVQFSQSSWEAAGGRSFASRADLASKQQQIAVAERLLSMQGPGAWPNCGPRAGLAAGSPAAGQIVPPAPQEAPQQQQQQPETLPQPAPQTQEQAPQEAPQGTEARGAAEQTQPESRTVFRGFYYEVREGDTLDDIARRHGAESWQQLYEDNKPVVGANPDLIRPGQKLKVN encoded by the coding sequence ATGGCCGTCCTCGTGGGCGCCACCGGAACAGCGATCGGGCTGCCGGTGCTCGGCGCCCAGCACGCGTTCGCGGCGCCCATCGATACGTGGGAACGGGTAGCCGCCTGCGAGTCCGGAGGAAATTGGGCGACGAATACCGGGAACGGCTATTTCGGCGGCGTCCAGTTCTCCCAGTCGAGCTGGGAAGCCGCCGGCGGCCGGAGCTTCGCCTCGCGCGCCGACCTGGCGTCGAAGCAGCAGCAGATCGCCGTCGCGGAGCGGCTGCTGTCCATGCAGGGCCCGGGCGCGTGGCCCAACTGCGGCCCACGCGCGGGCCTGGCCGCGGGGAGTCCGGCCGCCGGGCAGATCGTCCCCCCGGCGCCGCAGGAGGCCCCGCAGCAACAGCAGCAGCAACCGGAGACCCTGCCGCAGCCGGCCCCGCAGACGCAGGAGCAGGCGCCGCAGGAGGCCCCGCAGGGCACCGAGGCCCGCGGCGCCGCCGAGCAGACGCAGCCGGAGTCCCGCACGGTCTTCCGCGGCTTCTACTACGAGGTCCGCGAGGGCGACACCCTCGACGACATCGCCCGGCGGCACGGCGCGGAGAGCTGGCAGCAGTTGTACGAGGACAACAAGCCGGTCGTCGGCGCGAACCCGGACCTGATCCGGCCGGGCCAGAAGCTGAAGGTGAACTAG
- the eno gene encoding phosphopyruvate hydratase — MPSIDVVVAREILDSRGNPTVEVEVGLDDGSTGRAAVPSGASTGAFEALELRDGDKARYGGKGVEKAVLAVIEQIGPELVGYDATEQRLIDQAMFDLDATPDKSSLGANAILGVSLAVAHAASEASDLPLFRYLGGPNAHVLPVPMMNILNGGSHADSNVDIQEFMIAPIGAESFSEAVRCGAEIYHQLKAVLKERGLSTGLGDEGGFAPNLDSNRDALDLIIEAIQKAGYTAGQDVALALDVAASEFYKDGVYVFEGKGRSAAEMTEYYEQLVADYPLVSIEDPLFEDDWAGWHVLTERLGDKVQIVGDDLFVTNPERLQRGIDEGSANALLVKVNQIGSLTETLDAVELAQRNGFKCMMSHRSGETEDVTIADLAVATNCGQIKTGAPARSERVAKYNQLLRIEEILDDAAEYAGRSAFPRYKNG; from the coding sequence GTGCCGTCCATCGACGTCGTCGTAGCCCGAGAGATTCTCGACTCCCGCGGCAACCCCACGGTCGAGGTCGAGGTCGGCCTCGACGACGGCAGCACCGGCCGTGCTGCCGTTCCGTCCGGCGCCTCCACCGGCGCCTTCGAGGCCCTGGAGCTGCGCGACGGGGACAAGGCCCGCTACGGCGGGAAGGGCGTCGAGAAGGCCGTGCTCGCCGTCATCGAGCAGATCGGCCCCGAGCTCGTCGGCTACGACGCCACCGAGCAGCGCCTCATCGACCAGGCGATGTTCGACCTCGACGCCACCCCCGACAAGTCCTCCCTCGGCGCCAACGCCATCCTCGGCGTCTCGCTCGCCGTCGCGCACGCCGCCTCCGAGGCGTCCGACCTGCCGCTCTTCCGCTACCTCGGCGGCCCCAACGCGCACGTGCTGCCCGTGCCGATGATGAACATCCTCAACGGCGGCAGCCACGCGGACTCCAACGTGGACATCCAGGAGTTCATGATCGCGCCGATCGGCGCCGAGTCGTTCTCCGAGGCGGTCCGCTGCGGCGCGGAGATCTACCACCAGCTCAAGGCCGTCCTCAAGGAGCGCGGCCTGTCCACCGGCCTCGGCGACGAGGGCGGCTTCGCGCCGAACCTCGACTCCAACCGGGACGCGCTGGACCTCATCATCGAGGCGATCCAGAAGGCCGGCTACACCGCGGGCCAGGACGTCGCCCTCGCGCTCGACGTCGCCGCCTCCGAGTTCTACAAGGACGGCGTGTACGTCTTCGAGGGCAAGGGCCGCTCCGCCGCCGAGATGACGGAGTACTACGAGCAGCTCGTCGCGGACTACCCGCTGGTGTCCATCGAGGACCCGCTGTTCGAGGACGACTGGGCCGGCTGGCACGTGCTGACCGAGCGCCTCGGCGACAAGGTGCAGATCGTCGGTGACGACCTCTTCGTCACCAACCCCGAGCGGCTGCAGCGCGGCATCGACGAGGGCTCGGCCAACGCGCTGCTGGTGAAGGTGAACCAGATCGGCTCGCTCACCGAGACCCTGGACGCCGTCGAGCTGGCCCAGCGCAACGGCTTCAAGTGCATGATGTCCCACCGCTCCGGCGAGACCGAGGACGTCACCATCGCCGACCTGGCCGTCGCCACGAACTGCGGCCAGATCAAGACCGGCGCCCCCGCCCGCTCCGAGCGGGTCGCCAAGTACAACCAGCTCCTGCGCATCGAGGAGATCCTCGACGACGCCGCCGAGTACGCGGGCCGCAGCGCCTTCCCCCGCTACAAGAACGGCTGA
- a CDS encoding FtsB family cell division protein produces MARERFSTTTRLKLLGEQAVSRVSERVYRARPPRRSRLTGRAAVLALVVCSLVVALAYPLRQYIAQRAEVAELEREKAQAEQRVEELRDEKSRWNDPEYVRRQAREHLHYVLPGETGYLMRDGTGSAGSGAEGEAVDRPWYENLWDGLDAADGRR; encoded by the coding sequence ATGGCCAGGGAGCGCTTCTCCACCACCACCCGGCTCAAGCTGCTCGGCGAGCAGGCCGTCAGCCGGGTCTCGGAGCGCGTCTACCGCGCGCGCCCGCCGCGGCGCAGCCGGCTGACGGGGCGGGCCGCGGTGCTCGCGCTCGTCGTCTGCTCGCTGGTGGTGGCGCTCGCGTACCCGCTGCGCCAGTACATCGCCCAGCGCGCCGAGGTCGCCGAGCTGGAGCGGGAGAAGGCCCAGGCCGAGCAGCGGGTGGAGGAGCTGCGGGACGAGAAGTCCCGCTGGAACGACCCGGAGTACGTGCGCCGGCAGGCCCGCGAGCACCTGCACTACGTCCTGCCCGGCGAGACCGGCTACCTGATGCGCGACGGCACCGGCTCCGCCGGCTCCGGTGCGGAGGGGGAGGCGGTGGACAGGCCGTGGTACGAGAACCTGTGGGACGGCCTGGACGCCGCGGACGGCCGGCGCTGA
- a CDS encoding DUF501 domain-containing protein, with amino-acid sequence MDKPPPPTEHTPATAADAAAVAAQLGRAPRGLRAVAHRCPCGNPDVVETSPRLPDGTPFPTLYYLTCPRANSAIGTLEADGVMKEMTARLAADPELAAAYRAAHEDYLARRDAIAELAGFPSAGGMPDRVKCLHVLVAHALAAGPGVNPLGDEALAMLPEWWAKGPCVTPEESGEDEA; translated from the coding sequence ATGGACAAGCCCCCGCCGCCCACCGAGCACACCCCCGCCACCGCGGCCGACGCCGCCGCCGTGGCCGCGCAGTTGGGCCGCGCCCCGCGCGGCCTGCGCGCCGTGGCGCACCGCTGCCCGTGCGGCAACCCGGATGTCGTGGAGACGTCCCCGCGGCTGCCCGACGGCACGCCGTTCCCGACGCTGTACTACCTGACGTGCCCGCGCGCGAACTCCGCGATCGGCACGCTGGAGGCGGACGGCGTGATGAAGGAGATGACGGCCCGGCTCGCGGCGGACCCGGAGCTGGCGGCGGCGTACCGCGCGGCGCACGAGGACTACCTCGCCCGCCGCGACGCGATCGCCGAGCTGGCAGGATTCCCGAGCGCGGGCGGGATGCCGGACCGGGTGAAGTGCCTGCATGTGCTGGTCGCGCACGCGCTGGCGGCGGGGCCCGGGGTGAACCCGCTGGGGGACGAGGCGCTGGCGATGCTGCCGGAGTGGTGGGCCAAGGGCCCGTGCGTGACGCCCGAGGAATCCGGGGAGGATGAGGCATGA
- a CDS encoding Ppx/GppA phosphatase family protein — protein MTRVAAVDCGTNSIRLLVADVDTRSGEVKDLDRRMEIVRLGQGVDRTGRLAPEALERTFAACRRYAEIIERLGAVRTRFVATSASRDAENRADFARGVEEILGVRPEVITGDEEAALAFTGATKELSGRVPGPYLVVDIGGGSTEFVSGTDEVAAARSVDIGCVRLTERHHFADPPAPAQIEAAKADIAAALDTAEAAVPLRDTATLVGLAGSVTTVAGIAMDLPAYDTMALHHARVPVARIRDITNSLLKATHEERAAIPVMHPGRVDVIAAGALVLLSVMERTGAPEVIVSEHDILDGIAYRSASA, from the coding sequence ATGACCCGAGTGGCTGCCGTGGACTGCGGTACGAATTCGATCCGCCTGCTGGTCGCGGACGTCGACACGCGGTCCGGCGAAGTGAAGGACCTGGACCGCCGGATGGAGATCGTCCGGCTGGGCCAGGGCGTGGACCGTACGGGCCGGCTGGCGCCCGAGGCGCTGGAGCGGACCTTCGCGGCCTGCCGCCGGTACGCGGAGATCATCGAGCGGCTGGGCGCGGTCCGTACCCGGTTCGTCGCCACCTCCGCCTCCCGGGACGCGGAGAACCGCGCGGACTTCGCCCGCGGCGTGGAGGAGATCCTCGGCGTCCGCCCGGAGGTCATCACCGGCGACGAGGAGGCCGCGCTGGCCTTCACGGGCGCGACGAAGGAGCTGTCGGGACGGGTGCCGGGGCCGTACCTGGTGGTCGACATCGGCGGCGGCTCGACGGAGTTCGTCTCCGGCACGGACGAGGTGGCGGCGGCCCGCTCGGTCGACATCGGCTGCGTCCGCCTCACCGAGCGCCACCACTTCGCCGACCCTCCGGCGCCGGCGCAGATCGAGGCGGCGAAGGCCGACATCGCCGCGGCCCTGGACACGGCGGAAGCCGCGGTCCCGCTCCGCGACACCGCCACCCTGGTCGGCCTCGCCGGCTCGGTCACCACGGTCGCGGGCATCGCCATGGACCTCCCCGCCTACGACACGATGGCCCTGCACCACGCCCGCGTCCCGGTGGCCCGCATCCGCGACATCACGAACTCCCTGCTCAAGGCCACCCACGAGGAACGAGCCGCCATCCCGGTCATGCACCCGGGCCGCGTCGACGTGATCGCCGCGGGGGCACTGGTCCTGCTGTCGGTCATGGAGCGCACGGGCGCCCCCGAGGTGATCGTCAGCGAACACGACATCCTGGACGGGATCGCGTACCGGTCCGCCTCAGCCTGA
- a CDS encoding ASCH domain-containing protein codes for MTGTMARVHELNLYRRYFDLVAAGTKSIEVRVKYPHLADLAAGDVIRFRIKGTEETVDVRVTRVNEYPNFEALLDSEGPDNVNPTASREQQLANIRSIYGPEKEALGALAVGITRVSAGQRPRSG; via the coding sequence ATGACCGGAACCATGGCTCGCGTTCACGAGCTGAATCTCTACCGGCGGTATTTCGATCTTGTCGCCGCCGGCACGAAGTCCATCGAGGTAAGGGTCAAGTATCCGCACCTCGCCGACCTTGCCGCGGGCGACGTGATCCGGTTCCGGATCAAAGGCACCGAGGAAACTGTCGACGTAAGGGTCACCCGGGTCAACGAGTACCCGAACTTCGAGGCCCTGCTCGACAGCGAGGGCCCGGACAACGTCAATCCGACAGCCTCGCGCGAGCAGCAGCTCGCGAACATTCGGAGCATCTACGGCCCCGAAAAGGAAGCGCTCGGTGCCCTCGCCGTCGGTATCACCCGCGTTTCGGCAGGTCAGCGGCCTCGATCAGGCTGA
- a CDS encoding ATP-binding protein translates to MKSRSFPRSVAAVGRARTFVADCISGCAPEQADDIRVCVSELATNALQHTPIGRRFLVQIMCSDNVVRIEVHDASTNIPHLCTPADTDDRGRGLLLVSAFADDWGVSDRTGPGKVVWAEFKIRQPAEATC, encoded by the coding sequence GTGAAATCGCGTTCGTTCCCTCGCAGCGTCGCAGCCGTCGGCCGCGCGCGAACATTCGTGGCGGACTGCATCAGCGGATGCGCTCCCGAGCAGGCCGACGACATCCGCGTGTGCGTCTCCGAACTGGCCACGAACGCCTTACAGCACACCCCCATCGGCCGCCGCTTCCTCGTCCAGATCATGTGCAGCGACAACGTAGTACGCATCGAGGTACACGACGCCAGCACCAACATCCCGCACCTATGCACGCCCGCAGACACCGACGACCGCGGCCGCGGGCTGCTGCTCGTTTCCGCATTCGCGGACGACTGGGGAGTGTCCGACCGCACCGGCCCCGGCAAGGTCGTATGGGCCGAGTTCAAAATCAGGCAACCGGCAGAGGCAACGTGTTAG
- a CDS encoding GntR family transcriptional regulator: MAPKWRELADRLAEQIRSGEYLPGAQLPQIRDLVEAGEGSKSTVHAAYKALEAEGLVTSSRGHGTVVRERIPLKRLGIGRYDKAKWRDGDEVAFIADRVASGRAYNRDEQTQTISRVPAPAAVAQAHGLPEGAEVYARARVIKEGSQPTHTLTSYYRPEHVEGTRIVDPAPGPAGRGGGFRVLYDAGYEIDHMRETLFARIPTADEAQLLRLAPGEWVVELHRTTCTADGTVVEFAIGVHAATRFSWTYDFKVPDSAKAEGESQ; encoded by the coding sequence ATGGCGCCCAAATGGCGAGAGCTTGCGGACCGACTGGCCGAACAGATCAGGAGCGGCGAGTACCTGCCCGGTGCCCAGTTGCCGCAGATCAGGGACCTCGTGGAAGCGGGGGAAGGTTCGAAGTCCACGGTCCACGCGGCGTACAAGGCGTTGGAAGCCGAAGGGCTGGTCACGTCGTCGCGTGGACACGGCACGGTCGTCCGCGAGCGGATTCCGCTCAAGCGGCTCGGCATCGGGCGGTACGACAAGGCCAAGTGGCGCGACGGCGATGAAGTGGCGTTCATCGCCGACCGTGTGGCGTCCGGGCGCGCGTACAACCGGGACGAGCAGACTCAGACCATCAGCCGGGTGCCTGCGCCGGCCGCCGTCGCTCAGGCGCACGGCCTGCCCGAAGGTGCGGAGGTCTACGCACGTGCGCGAGTGATCAAGGAAGGCTCACAGCCGACGCACACGCTCACCAGTTACTACCGTCCCGAGCACGTGGAAGGAACGCGCATCGTCGACCCGGCGCCGGGGCCCGCCGGCCGGGGCGGCGGCTTCCGTGTCCTGTATGACGCCGGATACGAAATCGACCACATGCGGGAAACGCTGTTCGCACGCATCCCCACGGCGGACGAAGCGCAACTCCTCCGGCTCGCACCGGGCGAGTGGGTGGTGGAGTTGCACCGGACGACCTGCACGGCTGACGGCACCGTGGTGGAATTCGCGATCGGCGTTCACGCGGCGACGCGCTTCTCCTGGACCTATGACTTCAAGGTCCCCGACTCGGCGAAGGCGGAGGGCGAGAGCCAGTGA
- a CDS encoding YdcF family protein: MISTQVWADAQRLWDFQQMGHELRPCSVAIGLGSHDLGVAEITADLYHRGMMPLIVFTGATSRTTRDRMPRGEAEHYRERAVELGVPAGAVLVEPRARNTGENIRFSRTLLEEHGVPVSSVLLISKPYEERRAYATARKLWPEVDWVSASTPMTLTGYVDSIGDARLVLDMLVGAQQRLMVYPQQDFMIEQHIPDDVAAAYERLRDAGFTSRLVPDATERK, encoded by the coding sequence GTGATCTCGACGCAGGTGTGGGCCGACGCGCAACGGCTCTGGGACTTTCAGCAGATGGGTCACGAGCTGCGTCCGTGCTCTGTTGCGATCGGGCTGGGCAGCCATGACCTCGGAGTCGCTGAGATCACCGCCGATCTCTACCACCGGGGCATGATGCCGCTGATCGTCTTCACCGGGGCGACCAGCCGCACCACACGCGACCGCATGCCGCGTGGGGAGGCTGAGCACTACCGCGAGCGGGCGGTGGAGCTGGGGGTGCCGGCCGGTGCGGTCCTCGTCGAGCCACGGGCCCGGAACACGGGGGAGAACATCCGCTTCTCCCGCACGTTGCTCGAAGAACACGGTGTCCCTGTGTCGTCCGTCCTGCTGATCAGCAAGCCGTACGAGGAACGACGGGCCTACGCGACCGCACGCAAGCTGTGGCCCGAAGTCGACTGGGTCAGTGCCTCCACGCCCATGACGCTGACCGGATACGTCGACTCCATCGGGGACGCACGGCTGGTGCTCGACATGCTGGTCGGGGCGCAGCAGCGGCTCATGGTCTACCCGCAGCAGGACTTCATGATCGAACAGCACATCCCCGACGACGTGGCCGCAGCGTACGAGCGGCTGCGCGACGCCGGTTTCACGAGCAGACTCGTACCGGATGCCACGGAGCGGAAGTGA